The following proteins come from a genomic window of Achromobacter deleyi:
- the dbpA gene encoding ATP-dependent RNA helicase DbpA, which yields MTQTPFTTLPLLPALLDNLQSLGFEHMTPIQAQSLPLILEGRDLIAQAKTGSGKTAAFGLGVLQKLDPTRLAPQALLLCPTRELADQVAQELRRLARQIANVKILTLCGGAAARPQAESLARGTHIVVGTPGRIQDHLARGSLDLSGLTTLVLDEADRMVDMGFHDDIVAIASHCPAKRQTLLFSATYPDNIRKLSARFLRNPAEVKVEAQHDASRIEQIFYEIDPGERLDAVAKLLAHFRPVTTLAFCNTKIRSHDLVERLQAEGISALALNGDLEQRERDEILIQFSNQSCAVLVATDVAARGLDIQNLGAVINVDVTKDTEVHVHRIGRSGRGDQKGLALSLCSPDEMRWANLIEQYQGSPLTWGDLKSLRPKADRPLRAPMVTLCIQGGKKDKLRPGDLLGALTGDGGLAFEQVGKINITEFNAYVALDRKIAKQAFSRLSNSNIKGRRFRMRYLEEL from the coding sequence GTGACCCAGACGCCCTTTACCACCCTGCCCCTCCTACCCGCCCTGCTCGACAACCTGCAAAGCCTGGGGTTCGAGCACATGACGCCGATCCAGGCGCAAAGCCTGCCGCTGATCCTGGAAGGCCGCGACCTGATCGCGCAGGCCAAGACCGGCAGCGGCAAGACCGCGGCCTTCGGCCTGGGCGTGCTGCAGAAGCTCGATCCCACGCGCCTGGCGCCGCAGGCGCTGCTGCTCTGTCCGACCCGTGAACTGGCCGACCAGGTGGCGCAGGAACTGCGCCGGCTGGCCCGCCAGATCGCCAACGTCAAGATCCTGACGCTGTGCGGCGGCGCCGCGGCGCGCCCGCAGGCCGAATCGCTGGCGCGCGGCACCCACATCGTGGTCGGCACGCCCGGCCGCATCCAGGACCACCTGGCACGCGGCAGCCTCGACCTGTCGGGCCTGACCACGCTGGTGCTGGACGAGGCCGACCGCATGGTCGACATGGGCTTCCATGACGATATCGTGGCGATCGCCTCGCATTGCCCCGCCAAGCGCCAGACCCTGCTGTTCTCGGCCACCTACCCCGACAACATCCGCAAGCTGAGCGCGCGCTTCCTGCGCAACCCGGCCGAGGTCAAGGTCGAGGCCCAGCACGACGCCAGCCGCATCGAGCAGATCTTCTACGAGATCGACCCGGGCGAGCGCCTGGATGCCGTGGCCAAATTGCTGGCGCATTTCCGCCCGGTCACGACGCTGGCCTTCTGCAACACCAAGATCCGCAGCCACGACCTGGTCGAGCGGCTGCAGGCCGAGGGCATCAGCGCCCTGGCGCTGAACGGCGACCTGGAACAGCGCGAGCGCGACGAGATCCTGATCCAGTTCTCCAACCAGAGCTGCGCCGTGCTGGTGGCCACCGACGTGGCCGCGCGCGGCCTGGACATCCAGAACCTGGGCGCGGTCATCAACGTCGACGTGACCAAGGACACCGAGGTCCACGTGCACCGCATCGGCCGCAGCGGCCGCGGCGACCAGAAGGGCCTGGCCCTGAGCCTGTGCTCGCCCGACGAGATGCGCTGGGCCAACCTGATCGAGCAATACCAGGGCTCGCCCCTGACCTGGGGCGACCTCAAGTCGCTGCGGCCCAAGGCCGACCGGCCGCTGCGCGCGCCGATGGTGACCCTGTGCATCCAGGGTGGCAAGAAGGACAAGCTGCGCCCCGGCGACCTGCTGGGCGCCCTGACCGGCGACGGCGGCCTGGCCTTCGAGCAGGTCGGCAAGATCAACATCACCGAGTTCAACGCCTACGTGGCGCTGGACCGCAAGATCGCCAAGCAGGCCTTCTCGCGCCTGTCCAACAGCAACATCAAGGGCCGGCGCTTCCGCATGCGCTACCTCGAGGAACTGTAA
- a CDS encoding IclR family transcriptional regulator, which produces MKDESSAALRALTLLEQVAGSEAPVSLAALTDATGLPKPSVLRILSRLVDAGMLLREPAGKSYITGPRLALLARDTLLNSPLRAERHRILDSLVDEIGETCNCTMLDGDEVIYLDRVETAWPLRVNLQPGSRVPLHCSASGKLFLAHMRREARARLLAAAPLPRYTPNTLCDAAALERELLAIRKEGASFDREEFLLGIVCMAVPIMRGRRAIAAVALHAPMARLSIDGARAWLPRMQEAARALAGTYEPSA; this is translated from the coding sequence ATGAAAGACGAATCCTCCGCGGCGCTGCGCGCGCTGACCCTGCTGGAACAGGTCGCCGGTTCCGAGGCGCCGGTATCGCTGGCGGCGCTGACCGACGCCACCGGCCTGCCCAAGCCGTCGGTGCTGCGCATCCTGTCGCGGCTGGTGGACGCCGGCATGCTGCTGCGCGAGCCCGCCGGCAAGAGCTACATCACCGGCCCGCGGCTGGCGCTGCTGGCGCGCGACACCCTGCTCAATTCGCCGCTGCGGGCCGAGCGCCACCGCATCCTCGACAGCCTGGTCGACGAGATCGGCGAGACCTGCAACTGCACCATGCTGGACGGCGACGAGGTCATCTACCTGGACCGGGTCGAGACCGCCTGGCCGCTGCGCGTCAACCTGCAGCCCGGCTCGCGCGTGCCGCTGCATTGCAGCGCCAGCGGCAAGCTGTTCCTGGCGCACATGCGGCGCGAGGCCCGCGCGCGGCTGCTGGCGGCGGCGCCGCTGCCGCGCTACACGCCCAACACGCTGTGCGACGCGGCCGCGCTGGAACGCGAGCTACTGGCGATCCGCAAGGAAGGCGCCAGTTTCGACCGCGAGGAATTCCTGCTGGGCATCGTCTGCATGGCCGTGCCCATCATGCGCGGACGCCGCGCCATCGCCGCGGTGGCGCTGCACGCGCCGATGGCGCGGCTGTCGATCGACGGCGCGCGCGCCTGGCTGCCGCGCATGCAGGAGGCCGCGCGTGCGCTGGCCGGCACCTACGAACCGTCGGCCTGA
- the xsc gene encoding sulfoacetaldehyde acetyltransferase has product MSSKQHMTPSEAFVETLVAQGVKDVFGIVGSAFMDALDLFPAAGIRFVPTVHEQGAAHMADGYSRVTGRHGVCIAQNGPGITNFVTGVAAAYWAHSPVVAITPETGTAGMGLGGFQETEQLPIFSRITKYQAHVNRPDRMAEFTAKAFDNALAERGPTQLNIPRDYFYGEIDVAIPEPRRIRRGPGSEEDLEAAARLLAGAKFPVIVAGGGVLFSAGQAECVALAELLGAPVVTSYLHNDAFPASHPLWCGPLGYQGSKAGMKLLSQADVVLALGTRLGPFGTLPQHGLDYWPQGARIIQVDADHRMLGLVRPVSVGICGDAKPAAAALAAKLREREVACVATKAARGEEIAAQKNAWEKELDGWSHERDDWSLDIIEHGGGRMHPRRMLRELERAMPRHVMVSTDIGNICSVSNSYLRFDEPDSMLAAMSFGNCGYALPALIGAKLGRPDRPAVAYVGDGAWCMSFQELLTCVRERIPVTAVVFHNGQWGAEKKNQVDFYGRRFVGSNLLNPNFSELARAMGAEGIRVEHADQVGAALQAACKAQSEGKTTVLEMMVSQELGDPFRRDALKQPLRLLDKYKRYVNQPFQPGEVPLPIDPVRG; this is encoded by the coding sequence ATGAGCAGCAAGCAACACATGACCCCCAGCGAAGCGTTCGTCGAGACGCTGGTGGCGCAGGGCGTCAAGGACGTTTTCGGCATCGTCGGCTCGGCCTTCATGGACGCGCTGGACCTGTTCCCCGCCGCCGGCATCCGCTTCGTGCCGACGGTGCACGAGCAGGGCGCCGCCCACATGGCCGACGGCTATTCGCGCGTCACCGGCCGCCACGGCGTCTGCATCGCGCAGAACGGCCCCGGCATCACCAACTTCGTCACCGGCGTGGCCGCGGCCTACTGGGCCCACAGCCCGGTGGTGGCGATCACGCCCGAGACCGGCACTGCCGGCATGGGCCTGGGCGGCTTCCAGGAAACCGAGCAGCTGCCGATCTTCTCGCGCATCACCAAGTACCAGGCGCACGTCAACCGCCCCGACCGCATGGCCGAATTCACCGCCAAGGCCTTCGACAACGCGTTGGCCGAGCGCGGCCCGACCCAGCTGAACATCCCGCGCGACTATTTCTACGGCGAGATCGACGTGGCCATTCCGGAGCCGCGCCGCATCCGCCGTGGCCCCGGCTCCGAAGAGGACCTGGAAGCGGCCGCCCGCCTGTTGGCCGGCGCCAAATTCCCGGTGATCGTGGCCGGCGGCGGCGTGCTGTTCTCGGCCGGCCAGGCCGAATGCGTGGCGCTGGCCGAACTGCTGGGCGCGCCGGTGGTCACCAGCTACCTGCACAACGACGCCTTCCCGGCCAGCCATCCGCTGTGGTGCGGGCCGCTGGGCTACCAGGGTTCCAAGGCCGGCATGAAGCTGCTGTCGCAGGCCGACGTGGTGCTGGCGCTGGGCACGCGCCTGGGACCCTTCGGCACCTTGCCGCAGCATGGGCTCGATTACTGGCCGCAGGGCGCGCGCATCATCCAGGTCGACGCCGACCATCGGATGCTGGGCCTGGTGCGGCCGGTGTCGGTCGGCATCTGCGGCGACGCCAAGCCGGCGGCGGCGGCATTGGCGGCGAAACTGCGTGAGCGCGAGGTGGCCTGCGTGGCCACCAAGGCGGCCCGCGGCGAAGAGATCGCGGCACAGAAAAACGCCTGGGAAAAAGAACTGGACGGCTGGTCGCACGAACGCGACGACTGGAGCCTGGACATCATCGAGCATGGCGGCGGCCGCATGCATCCGCGCCGCATGCTGCGCGAGCTGGAGCGCGCCATGCCCAGGCACGTGATGGTGTCCACCGACATCGGCAACATCTGCTCGGTGTCCAACAGCTACCTGCGCTTCGACGAGCCGGATTCGATGCTGGCCGCCATGAGTTTCGGCAACTGCGGCTACGCCTTGCCGGCCCTGATCGGCGCCAAGCTGGGCCGGCCCGACCGGCCGGCGGTGGCCTACGTCGGCGACGGCGCCTGGTGCATGAGCTTCCAGGAACTGCTGACCTGCGTGCGTGAGCGCATCCCGGTCACGGCGGTGGTGTTCCACAACGGCCAGTGGGGCGCCGAGAAGAAGAACCAGGTGGACTTCTACGGCCGCCGCTTCGTCGGCAGCAACCTGTTGAACCCGAACTTCTCGGAGCTGGCGCGGGCCATGGGCGCCGAGGGCATCCGGGTCGAGCATGCCGACCAGGTCGGCGCGGCCTTGCAGGCGGCGTGCAAGGCGCAGTCCGAGGGCAAGACCACGGTGCTGGAGATGATGGTGAGCCAGGAACTGGGCGACCCGTTCCGGCGCGACGCGCTCAAGCAGCCGCTGCGCCTGCTGGACAAGTACAAGCGCTACGTCAACCAGCCGTTCCAGCCCGGCGAGGTGCCGCTGCCGATCGATCCGGTGCGCGGCTGA
- a CDS encoding bifunctional enoyl-CoA hydratase/phosphate acetyltransferase, translated as MASDRLFEPLRAAALSAGRVRTAVAYPLCASSLGAAVQAREAGYIEPLLVGPAARLAALMAELGLRPGSLEIVDTPDDEALAARAAAGLARDGAVGMLMKGSLHTDHFMSAVVARESGLRTGRRISHAFVMAAAAYPKLFLLTDAAVNIAPTLQEKADIAQNAIDLARALGVARPKVAVLCATESVNPAMPATLDAAALSKMADRQQIRGGQIDGPLAFDNAISRQAAEQKGIVSPVAGDADILLVPDIEAGNMLYKELTWLAGAATAGLVLGTRVPVLLTSRSDAVQARVDSCAVAALYARALAAGAR; from the coding sequence ATGGCCAGCGACCGCTTGTTCGAGCCGCTGCGCGCCGCGGCGCTGTCGGCCGGGCGGGTGCGCACGGCGGTGGCCTATCCGCTGTGCGCGTCCAGCCTGGGCGCCGCCGTGCAGGCCCGCGAGGCCGGCTATATCGAGCCGCTGCTGGTCGGGCCAGCGGCCCGGCTGGCGGCCCTGATGGCCGAGCTGGGCCTGCGCCCCGGCTCGCTGGAGATCGTCGACACCCCCGACGATGAAGCGCTGGCCGCGCGCGCCGCGGCCGGCCTGGCGCGCGACGGCGCGGTCGGCATGCTGATGAAGGGCAGCCTGCACACCGACCACTTCATGTCGGCGGTGGTGGCGCGCGAATCCGGGCTGCGCACCGGCCGGCGCATCAGCCACGCCTTCGTGATGGCGGCGGCGGCCTATCCCAAGCTGTTCCTCCTGACCGACGCCGCCGTCAACATCGCGCCGACCCTGCAGGAAAAGGCCGACATCGCGCAGAACGCCATCGACCTGGCGCGCGCGCTGGGCGTGGCGCGGCCCAAGGTGGCGGTGCTGTGCGCCACCGAATCGGTCAACCCCGCCATGCCGGCCACGCTGGACGCGGCGGCGTTGTCGAAGATGGCCGACCGCCAGCAGATCCGCGGCGGCCAGATCGACGGCCCGCTGGCTTTCGACAACGCCATCTCGCGCCAGGCGGCCGAGCAGAAGGGCATCGTCTCGCCCGTGGCGGGCGACGCCGACATCCTGCTGGTGCCCGACATCGAGGCCGGCAACATGCTCTACAAGGAACTGACCTGGCTGGCCGGCGCGGCCACCGCCGGGCTGGTGCTGGGCACGCGCGTGCCGGTGTTGCTGACCAGCCGCTCGGACGCGGTGCAGGCGAGGGTCGACAGCTGCGCGGTGGCGGCGTTGTATGCGCGGGCGCTGGCGGCCGGCGCGCGCTGA
- a CDS encoding ABC transporter substrate-binding protein codes for MRSATRGFAAILTAWAMAAGTHAAVAADAPKPGGTLVIGSTQVPRHLNGAVQSGIATALPSAQLFASPLRYDADWKPQPYLAQSWELAPDAKSLTLHLRHDALFHDGQPVTSADVAFSVMAVKQNHPFQSMLAPVESVDTPDPYTAVLRMSRPHPAILLALSPALMPVLPKHIYGDGQDLKNHPRNSANVVGSGPFMLKDFKPGQEIVLERFDKFFEKGKPYLDRVVVKINPDATNLLIGLERGDIGVLPYMTEPTILRRAKDNPQIVMTSRGYEGIGALSWLAFNTARKPLDDVRVRQAIAYATDKGFITKALNAGFAQPADGPIVASSPFATQDLKKYPLDLKKAEQLLDDAGFKKDGKGERMTLTVDYMPGSDVQGKNVAEYLRSQLKKVGIAIQVRASPDFPTWAKRIASHDFDMTTDLVFNWGDPVIGVHRTYLSSNIRDIIWTNTQSYKNPKVDELLEQAGTETDEAKRRALYAQFQQIVTEDLPIDFLTVIPYHTLSSKKVHGLPDGIWGLLSPLDDTYLQ; via the coding sequence ATGCGCAGCGCGACACGCGGCTTTGCCGCAATACTGACAGCATGGGCAATGGCGGCCGGCACGCACGCGGCCGTGGCCGCCGATGCGCCCAAGCCGGGCGGCACGCTGGTGATCGGCTCGACGCAGGTGCCGCGGCACCTGAATGGCGCGGTGCAGTCGGGCATCGCCACGGCGTTGCCCAGCGCCCAGTTGTTCGCCAGCCCGCTGCGCTACGACGCCGACTGGAAGCCGCAACCCTACCTGGCGCAGTCGTGGGAACTGGCGCCGGACGCGAAATCGCTGACCCTGCACCTGCGCCACGACGCGCTGTTCCACGACGGCCAGCCGGTGACGTCGGCGGACGTGGCGTTCTCGGTGATGGCGGTCAAGCAGAACCATCCGTTCCAGAGCATGCTGGCGCCCGTCGAAAGCGTCGACACGCCCGATCCGTATACCGCGGTGCTGCGCATGAGCCGGCCGCATCCGGCGATCCTGCTGGCGCTGTCGCCGGCCCTGATGCCGGTGCTGCCCAAGCACATCTACGGCGACGGCCAGGACCTGAAGAACCATCCGCGCAATTCCGCCAACGTGGTCGGCTCGGGCCCGTTCATGCTCAAGGACTTCAAGCCGGGCCAGGAGATCGTGCTGGAGCGCTTCGACAAGTTCTTCGAAAAAGGCAAACCCTACCTGGACCGGGTGGTGGTGAAGATCAATCCCGACGCCACCAACCTGCTGATCGGGCTGGAGCGCGGCGACATCGGCGTGCTGCCGTACATGACCGAGCCGACCATCCTGCGCCGCGCCAAGGACAACCCGCAGATCGTCATGACCAGCCGTGGCTACGAAGGCATCGGCGCGCTCAGCTGGCTGGCGTTCAATACCGCGCGCAAGCCGCTGGACGACGTGCGCGTGCGGCAGGCGATCGCCTACGCCACCGACAAGGGCTTCATCACCAAGGCGTTGAACGCCGGCTTCGCCCAGCCGGCGGACGGGCCGATCGTGGCCTCCAGCCCCTTTGCGACCCAGGACCTGAAGAAGTACCCGCTCGATCTGAAGAAGGCCGAGCAGTTGCTGGATGACGCCGGATTCAAGAAAGACGGCAAGGGTGAGCGCATGACCCTGACGGTCGATTACATGCCCGGCAGCGACGTGCAGGGCAAGAACGTGGCGGAGTACCTGCGCAGCCAGCTCAAGAAGGTGGGGATCGCGATCCAGGTGCGCGCCTCGCCCGATTTCCCGACCTGGGCCAAGCGCATCGCCAGCCATGATTTCGACATGACCACCGACCTGGTCTTCAACTGGGGCGATCCGGTGATCGGCGTGCACCGCACCTACCTGTCGAGCAATATCCGCGACATCATCTGGACCAACACCCAGTCCTACAAGAACCCCAAGGTCGACGAATTGCTGGAACAGGCCGGCACCGAAACCGACGAGGCCAAACGCCGCGCGCTGTATGCGCAGTTCCAGCAGATCGTGACCGAGGATCTGCCGATCGATTTCCTGACCGTCATTCCGTACCACACGCTGTCGTCAAAGAAGGTGCATGGCCTGCCCGATGGCATCTGGGGCCTGCTGTCGCCGCTGGACGATACCTATCTGCAATAA
- a CDS encoding ABC transporter permease, with amino-acid sequence MLRYLARRIGYAVVLLLAVVTLNFLLIHISPGDPVETIAGSMGGISEELRAQLRVQYGLDRPFLVQLGLYLSQVARGDLGHSYFFNLPVAQLIWERVPATLLLVVTAVSSAFVVGTALGTLAARKPNGPLSQGITLLSIVGYSAPVFWTGIILIILFASALPWFPVSDMRSAGGPQDGWAGALDVLHHLVLPAFTLAFVYLAQYSRLARASVMDALAADYIRTARAKGLPERIVLYRHALRNGVLPVVTMLGLQFGNVLAGAILVETVFNWPGLGRLAFDSVLRRDYPTLLGILLFASLLVVVMNQLTDLAYRLIDPRIKTS; translated from the coding sequence ATGTTGCGCTATCTCGCGCGTCGGATCGGCTATGCCGTGGTGTTGCTGCTGGCGGTGGTGACGCTGAATTTCCTGTTGATCCACATCTCGCCCGGCGATCCGGTCGAAACCATCGCCGGCTCCATGGGCGGCATCAGCGAGGAACTGCGGGCCCAGCTGCGCGTCCAGTACGGGCTGGACCGGCCGTTCCTGGTGCAACTGGGGCTGTACCTGTCGCAGGTGGCGCGCGGCGACCTCGGCCATTCGTACTTCTTCAACCTGCCGGTGGCCCAGCTGATCTGGGAGCGGGTGCCGGCCACGCTGCTGCTGGTGGTGACCGCGGTGTCCAGCGCCTTCGTCGTGGGCACGGCGCTGGGCACGCTGGCGGCGCGCAAGCCCAACGGGCCGTTGTCGCAGGGCATCACGCTGCTGTCGATCGTGGGCTATTCCGCGCCGGTGTTCTGGACCGGCATCATCCTGATCATCCTGTTCGCCTCGGCGCTGCCGTGGTTCCCGGTGTCGGACATGCGTTCGGCGGGCGGTCCGCAGGACGGCTGGGCCGGCGCGCTGGACGTGCTGCACCACCTGGTGCTGCCGGCCTTCACGCTGGCGTTCGTGTACCTGGCGCAATACAGCCGGCTGGCGCGCGCCAGCGTCATGGATGCGCTGGCGGCCGACTACATCCGCACCGCCCGCGCCAAGGGGCTGCCGGAGCGCATCGTGCTCTACCGGCACGCGCTGCGCAACGGCGTGCTGCCGGTGGTGACCATGCTGGGGCTGCAATTCGGCAACGTGCTGGCGGGCGCCATCCTGGTGGAAACGGTCTTCAACTGGCCGGGCCTGGGCCGGCTGGCGTTCGATTCCGTGCTGCGGCGCGACTATCCGACCCTGCTCGGCATCCTGCTGTTCGCGTCCCTGCTGGTGGTGGTGATGAACCAACTCACCGACCTGGCCTACCGGCTGATCGATCCCAGGATAAAGACCTCATGA
- a CDS encoding ABC transporter ATP-binding protein encodes MSALLEVRDLGVSITHGGTTVVRGVSYTVNRNEILCVVGESGSGKSVTAHAIMGLLPPEQLRVTQGQILYGGRDLVGLSASEWQGLRGRKFGMVFQEPMTALNPVMRVGRQVEEVLAWHTRLDAGARRQRVLDLFGQVLLPDPRAMYQAFPFQLSGGQRQRVVIAMALALEPDVLIADEPTTALDVTTQAQILALIKDIQRRMGIGVIFITHDFGVVADIAHRIVVMRQGAVVEAGTAEEILNRPRHPYTRQLIAAVPHKPEGKDEAAATPALMTVANLCKTYVTGGRRVDALRDISLEIRQGETLGLVGESGSGKSTLGSALIGLVAPDSGSVRLDGRELVGMTPRDFRPYRRQIQMVFQDPYASLNPRQRVVDSVAQGPIGFGVSRQTALREARELLALVGLGGDAGERYPHQFSGGQRQRVGIARALALKPRLLVADEAVSALDVSIQAQVLDLLKTVSGQFDLSVLFITHDLRVAAQICDRIAVMRHGQLVELDRAATIFYHPRHEYTRRLMDSVPGKAWNKPDLQALSDTTNGSTQHA; translated from the coding sequence ATGAGCGCACTGCTTGAAGTCCGCGATCTCGGCGTGTCCATCACCCACGGCGGCACGACGGTGGTGCGGGGGGTGTCCTATACCGTCAACCGCAACGAGATCCTGTGCGTGGTGGGTGAGTCCGGATCAGGCAAATCCGTCACCGCGCACGCCATCATGGGCCTGCTGCCGCCGGAGCAACTGCGCGTGACCCAGGGACAGATCCTGTACGGCGGCCGCGACCTGGTCGGCCTGTCGGCGTCGGAGTGGCAGGGCCTGCGCGGCCGAAAATTCGGCATGGTGTTCCAGGAACCCATGACGGCGCTCAATCCCGTCATGCGGGTGGGCCGGCAAGTAGAGGAAGTGCTGGCCTGGCACACCAGGCTGGACGCCGGCGCCCGCAGGCAGCGTGTGCTGGACCTGTTCGGCCAGGTGTTGCTGCCCGACCCGCGGGCCATGTACCAGGCCTTTCCGTTCCAGCTGTCCGGCGGCCAGCGCCAGCGCGTGGTGATCGCGATGGCGCTGGCGCTGGAGCCGGACGTGTTGATCGCCGACGAGCCCACCACCGCGCTGGACGTCACCACGCAGGCGCAGATCCTGGCGCTCATCAAGGACATCCAGCGGCGCATGGGAATCGGCGTCATCTTCATCACCCACGATTTTGGCGTGGTGGCCGATATCGCCCACCGCATCGTGGTGATGCGCCAGGGCGCGGTGGTCGAGGCCGGAACGGCCGAAGAGATCCTGAACCGGCCACGGCATCCCTACACCCGCCAATTGATCGCGGCCGTCCCGCACAAGCCCGAGGGCAAGGATGAAGCCGCCGCCACGCCCGCGCTGATGACGGTCGCCAATCTCTGCAAGACCTACGTCACCGGCGGGCGCCGGGTCGACGCCCTGCGCGATATCTCGCTGGAGATCCGGCAGGGCGAAACCCTGGGACTGGTCGGCGAGTCCGGCTCGGGCAAGTCGACCCTGGGCAGCGCCCTGATCGGGCTGGTGGCGCCCGACAGCGGCAGCGTGCGGCTGGACGGCCGTGAACTGGTGGGCATGACGCCACGGGATTTCCGTCCCTACCGGCGCCAGATCCAGATGGTGTTCCAGGACCCGTACGCCTCGCTCAACCCCCGCCAGCGCGTCGTCGATTCGGTCGCGCAGGGCCCCATCGGCTTTGGCGTGAGCCGCCAGACCGCGCTGCGCGAAGCCCGCGAACTGCTGGCCCTGGTGGGGCTGGGCGGCGACGCGGGCGAGCGCTATCCGCACCAGTTCTCGGGCGGCCAGCGCCAGCGGGTCGGCATTGCCCGGGCGCTGGCGCTCAAGCCGCGGCTGCTGGTGGCCGACGAGGCGGTCTCGGCGCTGGATGTGTCGATCCAGGCGCAGGTGCTGGATCTGCTCAAGACCGTCAGCGGCCAGTTCGATCTGTCGGTGCTGTTCATCACGCACGATCTGCGCGTCGCGGCGCAGATCTGCGACCGCATCGCCGTGATGCGGCACGGGCAGCTGGTGGAGCTGGACCGCGCCGCCACGATTTTCTATCACCCGCGACACGAATACACGCGCCGCCTGATGGATTCGGTGCCGGGCAAGGCCTGGAACAAGCCCGACCTGCAGGCGCTGTCGGACACCACGAACGGGAGCACGCAACATGCATGA
- a CDS encoding amidohydrolase, protein MHDTPHPAQAQAAARTTIFAARAILTMNPAQPRATHVAVRDGRILGVGSREDLAGWGPAELDERYADHILMPGLVEGHCHLPEGGMWQFAYVGYYDRRGPDGRVWPGLKSFEAVAARLAEFAAGLAPDQTLIGWGFDPIFFGGQRMSVRDLDAVSAERPVVVMHASMHLMNVNTPMLARAGIDRDTDIEGISRFADGQPSGELCEFAAMFPVMRLIGNPFRTVGLSENGLRMFGKVAQWAGVTTATDLVNELGDEGLATLARVTAEPDYPVRIVPAASALTYAGDPAACLAKLREAGRLNHGKLRLGMVKLVVDGSIQGFTARVRWPGYYNGAPNGIWVIAPGELDALVQAYHDAGAQLHIHTNGDEATELAIDAIDRALRRSPRRDHRHTLQHCQMADAAQFRRMASLGMCVNLFANHIFYWGDAHHALTMGPDRANRMDACASAARAGVPFAIHSDAPITPLGPLFTAWCAVNRQTASGRVLGESERISVEAALHAITLGAAYTLHMDHLVGSIEVGKHADFCVLRDDPLAAPAQRLKDIEVLGTVIGGRPLAPRAA, encoded by the coding sequence ATGCATGACACGCCGCATCCGGCGCAGGCGCAAGCCGCCGCCCGCACCACCATCTTTGCCGCCCGCGCCATCCTGACGATGAATCCGGCGCAGCCGCGCGCCACCCACGTGGCGGTGCGCGACGGCCGCATCCTGGGCGTGGGCAGCCGCGAAGACCTGGCCGGCTGGGGCCCCGCCGAACTGGATGAGCGCTACGCTGACCACATCCTGATGCCGGGGCTGGTGGAGGGGCATTGCCATCTGCCGGAAGGCGGCATGTGGCAGTTCGCCTACGTCGGCTATTACGACCGCCGCGGGCCGGACGGCCGCGTCTGGCCGGGCCTGAAGAGCTTCGAGGCGGTGGCGGCGCGCCTCGCCGAATTCGCCGCCGGCCTGGCGCCGGACCAGACCCTGATCGGCTGGGGCTTCGACCCGATCTTCTTCGGCGGCCAGCGCATGAGCGTGCGCGACCTGGACGCGGTATCGGCAGAGCGGCCTGTGGTGGTGATGCATGCCAGCATGCATCTGATGAATGTGAACACGCCGATGCTGGCGCGCGCCGGCATCGACCGCGATACGGATATCGAAGGCATCAGCCGCTTTGCCGACGGCCAGCCCAGCGGCGAGCTGTGCGAGTTCGCCGCCATGTTCCCGGTGATGCGGCTGATCGGCAATCCGTTCCGCACCGTGGGCCTGTCCGAAAACGGCCTGCGCATGTTCGGCAAGGTGGCGCAATGGGCCGGGGTCACCACCGCCACCGACCTGGTCAACGAGCTGGGCGACGAGGGCCTGGCGACGCTGGCGCGGGTCACGGCCGAGCCCGACTATCCGGTGCGCATCGTGCCGGCGGCGTCCGCGCTGACCTATGCCGGCGACCCGGCCGCCTGCCTGGCGAAGCTGCGCGAGGCCGGCCGGCTCAACCATGGCAAGCTGCGGCTGGGCATGGTCAAGCTGGTGGTGGACGGCTCGATCCAGGGCTTCACCGCCAGGGTGCGCTGGCCGGGCTACTACAACGGCGCGCCCAACGGCATCTGGGTCATCGCCCCGGGCGAGCTGGACGCCCTGGTACAGGCCTATCACGACGCCGGCGCGCAGCTGCATATCCACACCAATGGCGACGAAGCCACCGAACTGGCGATCGACGCCATCGACCGGGCCTTGCGCCGCAGCCCGCGGCGCGATCACCGCCACACCCTGCAGCATTGCCAGATGGCGGACGCGGCGCAGTTCCGCCGCATGGCCAGTCTGGGCATGTGCGTGAACCTGTTCGCCAACCACATCTTCTACTGGGGCGATGCCCACCATGCCCTGACCATGGGGCCGGACCGCGCCAACCGCATGGACGCCTGCGCCTCGGCCGCGCGGGCGGGCGTGCCGTTCGCGATCCATTCGGATGCGCCCATCACGCCGCTGGGGCCGCTGTTCACGGCCTGGTGCGCCGTCAACCGCCAGACCGCCTCGGGCCGGGTGCTGGGCGAGTCCGAGCGCATCAGCGTCGAAGCGGCCTTGCATGCCATCACCCTGGGCGCGGCCTACACGCTGCACATGGACCACCTGGTCGGCTCGATCGAGGTCGGCAAGCACGCCGATTTCTGCGTGCTGCGCGACGATCCGCTAGCGGCGCCGGCGCAACGGCTCAAGGACATCGAGGTGCTGGGCACCGTCATCGGCGGCCGGCCGCTGGCGCCGCGGGCGGCGTGA